A portion of the Actomonas aquatica genome contains these proteins:
- the tsaE gene encoding tRNA (adenosine(37)-N6)-threonylcarbamoyltransferase complex ATPase subunit type 1 TsaE yields MASNICAELRAGLTTSDAAATRAAAAALASELPDDTVLALHGDLGVGKTTFVQGLAAGLGIQDPVTSPTFNLYTLYEEGPRRLLHLDAYRLDNEDQVEALMLEDFLVSPWIAAIEWPERIPGWLPTNTWHLDLGITPDQRHTLRLR; encoded by the coding sequence ATGGCTTCGAACATCTGCGCTGAACTTCGCGCCGGTCTCACCACCAGCGACGCCGCCGCCACCCGCGCCGCCGCGGCCGCGCTCGCCAGCGAGTTGCCCGACGACACGGTGCTCGCCCTTCACGGCGACCTCGGCGTCGGAAAAACCACCTTCGTGCAGGGACTCGCCGCCGGCCTCGGTATCCAGGATCCGGTGACAAGCCCCACCTTCAACCTCTACACCCTCTACGAAGAAGGGCCGCGCCGCCTGCTCCACCTCGACGCCTACCGCCTCGACAACGAGGACCAGGTCGAAGCCCTCATGCTGGAAGACTTTTTGGTGAGCCCCTGGATCGCCGCCATCGAATGGCCCGAACGCATCCCCGGCTGGCTCCCGACCAACACCTGGCATCTCGACCTCGGCATCACGCCCGACCAACGCCACACCCTCCGCCTCCGGTAA
- a CDS encoding thiamine-phosphate kinase, whose protein sequence is MSPFTTQRRLAVTSLGEAKLIGEIRRWLSTASPRPPGGIGDDCAVLAGSMRDQLITVDPVIYGEHFDDSVPARGVGAKLFNRNLSDIASMGGRPRAAVIALALNEQVRLDWLREFYRSLATIARQHRVPIIGGDIAHHASGLIATMTIIGEAPEDRPLTRQGAAAGDWIFVTGTLGGSRLGWHYKFSPRLAEGQWLARHPHVRSMMDVSDGLAKDVHALTPNACRAALDGKALPISRSARKLATTSGVSPLHHALTDGEDYELLFTLSGKADPAAFIAEWREIFRRRLTCIGRFVKRRARSPYTDELDLASVHGFEHLR, encoded by the coding sequence ATGTCCCCCTTCACCACCCAACGCCGCCTCGCCGTCACCAGTTTGGGCGAAGCCAAACTGATCGGTGAGATCCGCCGCTGGTTAAGCACCGCCTCCCCCCGCCCCCCCGGCGGCATCGGCGACGATTGTGCCGTCCTGGCGGGCTCCATGCGCGACCAACTCATCACAGTCGACCCGGTCATCTACGGGGAGCACTTCGACGACAGCGTGCCCGCCCGCGGGGTCGGCGCGAAGCTCTTCAACCGCAACCTCAGCGACATCGCTTCCATGGGCGGTCGCCCCCGCGCCGCCGTCATCGCACTGGCCCTCAACGAGCAGGTGCGCCTCGACTGGTTGCGCGAGTTTTACCGCAGCCTTGCCACCATCGCCCGCCAACACCGCGTGCCGATCATCGGCGGGGATATTGCCCACCATGCCTCCGGTCTCATCGCCACCATGACCATTATCGGCGAGGCCCCCGAGGATCGCCCTCTCACCCGCCAGGGCGCCGCGGCCGGCGATTGGATCTTCGTCACCGGCACCCTCGGCGGCAGTCGCCTCGGCTGGCATTACAAATTTTCTCCGCGCCTCGCCGAGGGCCAATGGCTCGCCCGCCATCCGCACGTGCGCTCCATGATGGACGTGAGCGACGGCCTCGCCAAAGACGTGCACGCCCTCACCCCGAACGCCTGCCGCGCCGCCCTCGATGGCAAAGCACTGCCGATCAGCCGCTCCGCCCGCAAACTCGCCACGACCAGCGGCGTCAGCCCGCTGCATCACGCCCTCACCGACGGCGAAGACTACGAACTGCTCTTCACCCTTAGCGGCAAAGCCGATCCGGCCGCCTTCATCGCCGAGTGGCGGGAAATCTTTCGGCGCCGTCTCACCTGCATCGGCCGCTTCGTCAAACGTCGGGCCCGTTCGCCTTATACCGACGAACTCGATCTCGCCTCCGTCCATGGCTTCGAACATCTGCGCTGA
- a CDS encoding CPBP family intramembrane glutamic endopeptidase: MPTDNLSPSAQLGLSIQVLLLLCGLVVLVKLFLTKAGREAWRRPSPLAPLPWTGVEFGVALLVVLFGAVGGQIVASLVVAGLPFSEEQELPILGAGFQLGMLAGAAMAQLVIVRTRAPVAIDEPAPVDPPPLDPAQPSPPQHAPWIAGPVTLLAAIPLLTATNIGWIFLLDRLGLSTDKQDMIDVFAESQSLPVLLGMSFLAVIIAPVTEEVIFRAGLFRYLRTRLPRPVALVLPAAIFGLLHGNLVASLPLILLGVVFALAYERTGRISVPIVAHALFNLNTILLLIAGVDF, translated from the coding sequence ATGCCGACCGACAACCTGTCTCCCTCCGCCCAACTGGGCCTCAGCATCCAAGTGCTGTTGCTGCTCTGCGGCTTGGTGGTTCTGGTGAAACTCTTCCTCACCAAAGCGGGCCGCGAGGCATGGCGTCGCCCCAGTCCGCTCGCGCCCTTGCCGTGGACTGGCGTTGAATTTGGCGTCGCGCTGCTCGTCGTGCTCTTTGGCGCCGTCGGCGGTCAGATCGTCGCCTCGCTCGTCGTCGCCGGACTGCCCTTTTCCGAGGAGCAGGAACTCCCGATTCTTGGCGCCGGTTTCCAACTCGGCATGCTCGCCGGCGCGGCGATGGCTCAACTCGTTATCGTGCGCACCCGCGCCCCGGTCGCGATCGATGAACCCGCGCCGGTGGATCCGCCGCCGCTCGATCCCGCTCAGCCCTCGCCTCCACAACACGCCCCGTGGATCGCCGGCCCGGTCACACTGCTGGCCGCCATTCCCCTGCTCACCGCAACCAACATCGGCTGGATCTTCCTGCTCGATCGCCTCGGCCTCAGCACGGACAAGCAGGACATGATCGACGTCTTTGCCGAGAGCCAATCCCTGCCCGTGCTCCTCGGCATGAGTTTCCTCGCCGTCATCATCGCGCCCGTGACCGAAGAGGTGATTTTCCGCGCCGGCCTATTCCGTTACCTGCGCACGCGTCTGCCCCGTCCCGTCGCCCTCGTTTTGCCCGCCGCCATCTTCGGCCTCCTCCACGGCAACCTGGTGGCCTCGCTGCCCCTCATTCTGCTCGGCGTGGTCTTCGCCCTCGCCTACGAACGCACCGGCCGTATCTCCGTGCCGATCGTCGCCCATGCGTTGTTTAACCTGAACACCATCCTGCTGCTGATCGCCGGCGTCGACTTCTGA
- a CDS encoding DUF2167 domain-containing protein, translated as MFCSSLLRAGRLGLAALCFAVVGVFAQDATAPEEGELTAEQQAALAEAMSQMSFAQQLQAVGVPMTTGPATAQLGDIAEVKLPEGYHFVGADGLELFYELTQNMLNGNEVGVVLSPDGWMLFFDFDDIGYVADDEKDDLDAAELMESMVDGQEAANEARAERGWDQMRLQGWVQQPHYDTQTNNLKWAFNLSSSTDNFQETWINQNIRLLGRTGVMNVTMVGNPANFAAEEAAADALLANNFSYLPGERYAEFKEGDKVAQYGLAALVLGGAGAVAAKTGLLAKLGIMLGKFWKFIAIGVIAFFSFFKNLFRRLTGSHPVEKNDDAPNA; from the coding sequence ATGTTCTGCTCCTCCCTCCTTCGCGCCGGCCGCCTCGGCCTCGCCGCGCTTTGCTTCGCAGTTGTCGGCGTCTTTGCCCAAGACGCTACCGCCCCTGAAGAAGGCGAACTCACCGCCGAGCAACAAGCCGCCCTCGCCGAAGCGATGTCGCAAATGTCCTTCGCCCAGCAGTTGCAAGCCGTCGGCGTGCCCATGACCACGGGCCCCGCCACCGCGCAACTCGGCGACATCGCCGAGGTGAAACTGCCCGAGGGTTATCACTTCGTCGGAGCCGACGGCCTCGAGCTGTTCTATGAGCTCACTCAAAACATGCTCAACGGCAACGAAGTCGGCGTCGTGCTCTCGCCCGACGGCTGGATGCTCTTCTTCGACTTCGACGACATCGGCTACGTCGCCGATGACGAGAAGGACGACCTCGACGCCGCCGAACTCATGGAGTCCATGGTCGACGGTCAGGAAGCCGCCAACGAGGCCCGCGCCGAACGCGGCTGGGACCAGATGCGCCTGCAGGGCTGGGTCCAGCAACCGCACTACGATACGCAAACCAACAACCTCAAGTGGGCCTTCAACCTGTCGTCCTCCACCGACAATTTTCAGGAGACGTGGATCAACCAAAACATCCGCCTGCTCGGCCGCACCGGCGTCATGAACGTCACCATGGTCGGCAACCCGGCCAATTTCGCCGCCGAAGAAGCCGCCGCCGACGCCCTACTCGCCAACAACTTCTCCTACCTGCCCGGCGAACGCTACGCCGAGTTTAAGGAAGGTGACAAAGTCGCCCAATACGGCCTCGCCGCCCTCGTGCTCGGTGGTGCCGGCGCCGTCGCCGCCAAGACCGGCCTGCTCGCCAAACTCGGCATCATGCTGGGCAAGTTCTGGAAGTTCATCGCCATCGGGGTGATCGCCTTCTTCAGCTTCTTCAAAAACCTCTTCCGCCGCCTCACCGGCAGCCACCCGGTGGAAAAGAACGACGACGCGCCGAACGCCTAA